In one Balaenoptera musculus isolate JJ_BM4_2016_0621 chromosome 2, mBalMus1.pri.v3, whole genome shotgun sequence genomic region, the following are encoded:
- the C2H15orf40 gene encoding UPF0235 protein C15orf40 homolog isoform X2: protein MLRLGSGGKSQSKEAERPVPPSGPVAVDPKGCITIAIHAKPGSKQNAVTDLTAEAVSVAIAAPPTEGEANAELCWYLSKVLELRKSDVVLDKGGKSREKVVKLLASTTPEEILEKLKKQVEKK, encoded by the exons ATGCTGCGGCTCGGCTCCGGG GGTAAAAGCCAGAGcaaggaagcagagagaccagttcCTCCCTCAGGTCCTGTGGCAGTTGATCCCAAAGGTTGCATCACCATAGCCATCCATGCCAAACCTGGTTCCAAACAAAATGCTGTGACAG ATTTGACAGCCGAGGCTGTGAGTGTAGCTATTGCAGCACCTCCGACAGAAGGAGAGGCTAACGCCGAGCTTTGTTGGTATCTTTCCAAAGTCTTAGAACTCAGGAAGAGTGATGTGGTTTTGGATAAG GGTGGTAAATCTCGTGAAAAAGTGGTGAAGCTTTTGGCCTCCACAACTCCGGAAGAGATCTTGGAGAAACTGAAAAAgcaagttgaaaaaaaataa
- the RAMAC gene encoding RNA guanine-N7 methyltransferase activating subunit, translated as MTGTSEAVPNFEEMFASRFTEDDKEYQEYLKRPPESPPIVEEWNSRAGGNQRNRGNRLQDNRQFRGRDSRRGWPSDNRSNQWHGRSWGNNYPQHRQESYYPHQYGHYGYNQRPPYGYY; from the exons ATGACTGGCACTTCTGAAGCTGTTCCAAATTTTGAAGAGATGTTTGCCAGTAGATTCACAGAAGATGACAAAGAGTACCAGGAATACCTGAAACGCCCTCCTGAGTCCCCTCCAATTGTTGAGGAATGGAATAGCAGAGCTGGTGGGAACCAAAGAAATAGAGGCAATCG GTTGCAAGATAACAGACAGTTTAGGGGTAGGGATAGCAGACGGGGGTGGCCAAGTGACAATCGATCCAATCAGTGGCATGGACGATCCTGGGGTAACAATTACCCGCAGCACAGACAAGAATCTTACTACCCCCATCAATATGGACACTATGGTTACAACCAACGGCCTCCCTATGGCTACTACTGA
- the C2H15orf40 gene encoding UPF0235 protein C15orf40 homolog isoform X1, whose product MLRLGSGVRKLGTGPGARAAARLPLGTEMPKKAGATNKGKSQSKEAERPVPPSGPVAVDPKGCITIAIHAKPGSKQNAVTDLTAEAVSVAIAAPPTEGEANAELCWYLSKVLELRKSDVVLDKGGKSREKVVKLLASTTPEEILEKLKKQVEKK is encoded by the exons ATGCTGCGGCTCGGCTCCGGGGTGAGGAAGCTGGGGACAGGACCCGGTGCTCGGGCTGCTGCCCGGCTCCCTCTGGGCACCGAGATGCCTAAGAAAGCTGGTGCAACGAACAAG GGTAAAAGCCAGAGcaaggaagcagagagaccagttcCTCCCTCAGGTCCTGTGGCAGTTGATCCCAAAGGTTGCATCACCATAGCCATCCATGCCAAACCTGGTTCCAAACAAAATGCTGTGACAG ATTTGACAGCCGAGGCTGTGAGTGTAGCTATTGCAGCACCTCCGACAGAAGGAGAGGCTAACGCCGAGCTTTGTTGGTATCTTTCCAAAGTCTTAGAACTCAGGAAGAGTGATGTGGTTTTGGATAAG GGTGGTAAATCTCGTGAAAAAGTGGTGAAGCTTTTGGCCTCCACAACTCCGGAAGAGATCTTGGAGAAACTGAAAAAgcaagttgaaaaaaaataa